Proteins co-encoded in one Musa acuminata AAA Group cultivar baxijiao unplaced genomic scaffold, Cavendish_Baxijiao_AAA HiC_scaffold_1077, whole genome shotgun sequence genomic window:
- the LOC135666233 gene encoding uncharacterized protein LOC135666233, which produces MTQPRVLTFLPQGQHYAMALADHVRDSGRVLGILCDRNAELRRQLEEVRAGAAPEAVAAAEQRSLELEAEVTRLRVEAGETEAEVLRLRSEAKAAEEEKDNLRRLLEGAQSEACLARGEAAALTQRLEGALADAKGASEALAAERERRPEKEREIIEAYKQSPGFQLGLVRSGQVTYEYGYRIALGRFRTCHPGLGVEADPFTSHPEDLDVDMPKEVPFDDSVGGPDGLGQS; this is translated from the coding sequence ATGACGCAACCGAGGGTTCTGACTTTCCTCCCGCAGGGTCAGCACTACGCTATGGCGTTGGCAGATCATGTTCGCGACTCGGGCCGGGTCTTAGGTATTTTGTGCGATCGCAACGCCGAGCTGCGCAGGCAGCTTGAGGAGGTTCGTGCGGGGGCAGCTCCTGAGGCGGTCGCGGCAGCCGAGCAGCGTTCCTTAGAGCTTGAAGCGGAGGTGACGCGTCTCCGGGTTGAGGCTGGGGAGACCGAGGCCGAGGTCCTTCGCCTAAGGTCCGAGGCGAAGGcggctgaggaggagaaagacAACCTCCGAAGGCTCCTGGAGGGGGCACAGTCCGAGGCTTGCCTGGCCCGAGGCGAGGCGGCCGCTCTTACCCAGCGGCTGGAGGGGGCTTTGGCCGACGCGAAGGGGGCCTCGGAAGCCCTGGCGGCCGAGCGGGAGCGGCGGCCGGAGAAGGAGAGGGAAATAATCGAAGCCTACAAGCAATCCCCCGGCTTCCAACTCGGGCTGGTTCGGTCAGGGCAGGTTACCTATGAGTACGGGTACCGGATAGCCCTGGGCCGATTCCGGACGTGCCATCCCGGGTTGGGGGTCGAGGCGGATCCTTTCACCTCGCACCCCGAGGACTTGGACGTAGACATGCCGAAGGAAGTTCCTTTCGACGATAGCGTCGGGGGCCCCGACGGCTTAGGGCAGTCTTGA
- the LOC135666244 gene encoding LRR receptor-like serine/threonine-protein kinase GSO1, producing MDNMQPLCLVFLFLCSTLLLQWSQGCHPHDRSALLTFKAGITADPSGLLRSWDSATDCCSAWDGVACDAATGRVVNVCRPGLSSGPDFISDASIAGSLSPALGDLFSLRLLDLSNLKQLAGPVPPALGRLSRLEHLLLDSNQLTGCIPSAFANLTRLRKLSLGNNRLSGSLPPSMFTSPFLSVVSLSNNRLTGGIPASIGRVPAMEALDLHGNHLTGSIPMEIGLLRRLTVLDLSENKISGGIPSSIGKLKNLVVLYLNQNCITGSIPPSIAGMVSLQFCRMSENQLTGSIPDSIGGLPSIERLILENNKLTGQLPAAIGRLATLTDIFFSNNRFTGRIPSSFANLANLQTLDLSRNRLGGPIPAELSRLRNLQELDLSFNSLMHLGRPPSWLGQMNIFKLVLADTGISGPLSDWLSSASSISILDLSSNGLVGDLPPWIGNMTGLSLLNLSNNTLHSGIPEGFKNLTLLMDLDLHSNELYGRLRPVLAKGTQDPLGHYRTLDLSRNRFTGGLDEGVGELAAMDTVERLVVSHNPELGGGIPASMARLAALKEVGMAGNGLSGSIPEGVLDLARLTEFDVSDNRLSGRIPRHRAPLTAEGFRGNTGLCSAPLPPCKLW from the coding sequence ATGGATAACATGCAGCCGCTGtgcctcgtcttcctcttcctctgctcCACCCTGTTGCTGCAGTGGTCGCAGGGATGTCACCCCCACGACCGTTCGGCCCTTCTCACCTTCAAGGCCGGCATCACCGCCGACCCCTCCGGCCTCCTCCGCTCCTGGGACTCGGCCACGGACTGTTGCTCCGCGTGGGACGGCGTGGCCTGCGACGCTGCCACTGGCCGCGTCGTCAACGTCTGCCGCCCTGGCCTCTCCTCCGGGCCCGACTTCATCTCCGACGCCTCCATTGCCGGGAGTCTCTCGCCTGCCCTCGGCGACCTCTTCTCCCTCCGGTTGCTCGATCTCAGCAACCTCAAGCAGCTCGCCGGCCCCGTTCCACCCGCCCTCGGCCGCCTCTCCCGCCTTGAACACCTCCTCCTCGACTCCAACCAACTCACCGGCTGCATCCCCTCCGCCTTCGCAAACCTCACCCGACTCCGGAAGCTCTCCCTCGGCAACAACCGCCTCTCCGGATCGCTTCCCCCTTCCATGTTCACCTCTCCATTTCTTTCCGTGGTCTCTCTTTCCAACAACAGGCTAACCGGCGGCATCCCGGCATCCATCGGGCGGGTACCTGCAATGGAGGCACTAGACCTCCATGGCAACCACCTCACCGGCTCCATCCCCATGGAGATCGGATTGCTGCGAAGGCTCACTGTTCTTGATCTTTCAGAGAACAAGATCTCCGGCGGCATCCCCAGCTCCATAGGCAAGCTCAAAAACCTGGTGGTTCTCTACTTGAACCAGAACTGCATCACGGGAAGCATTCCGCCTTCCATCGCCGGTATGGTCTCGCTGCAGTTCTGTAGGATGTCGGAGAACCAGCTCACCGGGAGCATCCCGGATTCGATCGGCGGCCTACCTAGCATCGAGAGACTGATACTGGAGAACAACAAGCTCACCGGTCAGCTGCCCGCCGCTATAGGACGCCTCGCCACGCTCAcggacatcttcttctccaacaacCGATTTACCGGCAGGATCCCTTCCAGCTTCGCCAACCTGGCCAATCTGCAGACGTTAGACCTGTCGCGGAACCGCCTCGGTGGTCCAATCCCCGCCGAGCTCTCCCGGCTGCGGAACCTCCAAGAGCTGGATCTCTCCTTCAACTCCCTGATGCACTTGGGCAGGCCGCCGAGCTGGCTCGGCCAGATGAACATATTCAAGCTTGTCCTGGCGGACACAGGGATCTCCGGTCCGCTGTCTGACTGGCTGTCGTCGGCGTCGTCCATCTCGATCCTCGACCTTTCCAGCAACGGACTGGTGGGGGATCTCCCGCCGTGGATCGGCAACATGACCGGGCTCTCGTTGCTCAACCTCTCCAACAACACTCTGCATTCGGGGATCCCGGAGGGGTTCAAGAACCTGACGCTGCTGATGGACCTGGACCTGCACTCCAACGAGCTGTACGGCCGGCTGCGGCCAGTGCTGGCGAAGGGGACGCAGGACCCCTTGGGGCACTACCGGACGCTGGATCTGTCACGCAACCGGTTCACCGGGGGGCTTGACGAGGGCGTGGGGGAGCTGGCCGCGATGGACACAGTAGAGAGGCTAGTGGTGTCGCACAACCCAGAGCTTGGCGGCGGGATACCGGCGTCCATGGCGAGGCTGGCGGCGCTGAAGGAGGTGGGGATGGCGGGGAACGGGCTCTCCGGGAGCATACCTGAGGGCGTGCTGGACCTCGCGCGACTGACCGAGTTCGATGTGTCAGATAACAGGCTCAGCGGTCGGATACCGCGCCATCGGGCTCCCTTGACGGCGGAGGGCTTCAGAGGAAACACGGGGCTCTGCAGCGCGCCTCTCCCGCCATGCAAGCTGTGGTAA